The following proteins are co-located in the Mycolicibacterium goodii genome:
- a CDS encoding TIGR03089 family protein: MSTVSAAVLDPLLGADPAGPRITYYDDATGERIELSAVTLANWAAKTANLLRDELGAGPGTRVAVLLPAHWQTAAVLFGIWWIGAEVVLEGGPDQHADIALCTRGRLDEADGTVSGGEVAVLSLDPFGKPAADLPVGVTDYATSVRVHGDQIVPERHPGQALAGLSVDEVLVAARNAAAASGFTAADRVLSTASWNTPDELIANLLAVFVAGASLVQVANPDPAAQERRRQTEKVTRG; this comes from the coding sequence ATGAGCACAGTCAGCGCTGCCGTGCTGGACCCGCTGTTGGGGGCGGATCCGGCCGGACCGCGGATCACCTATTACGACGACGCCACCGGCGAACGGATCGAACTGTCCGCCGTGACCCTGGCGAACTGGGCTGCCAAGACCGCCAACCTGTTACGCGACGAACTCGGGGCCGGTCCGGGGACCCGCGTCGCGGTGCTGCTGCCCGCGCACTGGCAGACCGCGGCGGTGCTGTTCGGCATCTGGTGGATCGGCGCCGAGGTCGTGCTGGAGGGTGGTCCCGACCAGCACGCCGACATCGCCCTGTGCACCCGCGGCCGCCTCGACGAGGCCGACGGCACGGTGTCCGGCGGCGAGGTCGCGGTGCTCTCGCTCGACCCGTTCGGCAAGCCGGCCGCCGATCTGCCGGTGGGCGTCACCGACTACGCGACCTCGGTGCGGGTGCACGGCGATCAGATCGTGCCCGAGCGCCACCCGGGGCAGGCGCTGGCCGGACTGTCCGTCGACGAGGTTCTCGTGGCGGCCCGAAATGCCGCTGCCGCAAGCGGTTTCACTGCCGCCGATCGGGTGCTGTCCACGGCGTCGTGGAACACCCCGGACGAGCTGATCGCCAATCTGCTCGCGGTGTTCGTCGCGGGCGCATCGCTCGTGCAGGTCGCCAATCCCGATCCGGCCGCCCAGGAGCGCCGCAGGCAGACCGAGAAGGTCACGCGCGGTTAG
- a CDS encoding glycosyltransferase family 2 protein, with protein MTKDDARPLVVVTVTYSPGPHLDRFLSSLSLATDRPVTVIMADNGSTDGAPEEAEQRYPNVRLLRTGANLGYGSAVNRAVSQLSGCEGTDFLVVANPDVQWGPNSIDLLLEASDRWPHAGAFGPLIRDPDGAVYPSARHQPSLVRGGLHAVIGPFWKNNPWTAAYRQDREEPTERPVGWLSGSCLLLRRNAFDEIGGFDERYFMYMEDVDLGDRLDRAGWANIYVPSAEVLHHKGHSTGRDPARNLAAHHRSTYTFLADRYPATWQAPLRWAIRGALAVRAGLVVGNSRRKRADKGA; from the coding sequence GTGACGAAGGACGATGCCCGCCCCCTGGTGGTCGTGACGGTGACATATTCGCCGGGCCCCCACTTGGACCGGTTCCTGTCGTCTCTGTCGCTGGCGACCGATCGCCCGGTGACGGTGATCATGGCGGACAACGGTTCCACCGACGGCGCGCCGGAGGAGGCCGAGCAGCGGTACCCGAACGTGCGCCTGCTGCGCACCGGCGCCAATCTGGGCTACGGAAGCGCGGTCAACCGGGCCGTGTCGCAGCTGTCCGGATGCGAGGGCACGGACTTCCTCGTGGTGGCCAACCCAGATGTGCAGTGGGGCCCGAACTCGATCGACCTTCTGCTGGAGGCGTCCGACCGCTGGCCGCACGCCGGTGCGTTCGGGCCGCTGATCCGTGACCCCGACGGTGCGGTCTACCCGTCGGCGCGGCACCAGCCGAGCCTGGTCCGCGGCGGCCTGCACGCCGTGATCGGCCCGTTCTGGAAGAACAATCCGTGGACGGCGGCCTACCGGCAGGACCGCGAGGAGCCGACCGAGCGGCCCGTCGGATGGCTGTCCGGGTCGTGTTTGTTGTTGCGCCGCAATGCATTTGATGAAATCGGCGGCTTCGACGAGCGGTACTTCATGTACATGGAGGACGTCGACCTCGGCGACCGGCTGGACCGCGCGGGGTGGGCCAACATCTACGTGCCATCGGCGGAAGTGCTGCACCACAAGGGCCATTCGACCGGGCGGGACCCGGCCCGCAATTTGGCCGCACATCATCGCAGTACCTACACTTTTCTGGCTGATCGCTACCCCGCGACCTGGCAGGCCCCGTTACGGTGGGCTATCCGGGGTGCGTTGGCGGTACGGGCCGGGTTGGTGGTCGGAAACTCCCGGCGCAAGCGAGCGGACAAGGGGGCGTAG
- a CDS encoding biotin--[acetyl-CoA-carboxylase] ligase has product MNSDTERTALDADAIRSAVVRPRGGWRRFDVVAETGSTNADLLARARSGEDIGGVVLAAEYQSAGRGRNGRQWSAPPRSQIAVSAGVQTDGVPSSAWGLLPLATGVAVIDAVATVTGVTAKLKWPNDVLVGTGKLAGILAEVAAPTQAVVIGTGLNVSLTADEVPDPVATSLTMLGVATVDRTALLAEFLGRLADRITRWRETGGADPGLLDDYRQRSATLGTSVQVLLPGDRRLLGQAIDVDESGRLLIDSEGERITVAAGDVTHLRPA; this is encoded by the coding sequence GTGAACAGCGATACCGAGCGCACGGCCCTCGACGCCGACGCCATCCGTTCCGCGGTCGTGCGACCTCGCGGGGGGTGGCGCCGCTTCGATGTGGTCGCCGAGACCGGCTCGACCAACGCAGATCTGTTGGCGCGTGCGAGATCCGGTGAGGACATCGGCGGTGTGGTCCTGGCCGCCGAGTATCAGAGCGCGGGCCGCGGCCGCAACGGCAGGCAGTGGTCGGCCCCGCCGCGGTCCCAGATCGCGGTCTCGGCGGGCGTGCAGACCGACGGTGTGCCGTCGTCGGCCTGGGGCCTGTTGCCCCTTGCCACCGGAGTCGCCGTGATCGACGCCGTGGCGACGGTCACCGGTGTGACGGCGAAGCTGAAATGGCCCAACGACGTTCTGGTCGGCACCGGAAAACTCGCGGGAATCCTCGCCGAGGTCGCCGCGCCCACGCAGGCGGTGGTGATCGGAACCGGGCTCAACGTGTCCCTGACGGCCGATGAGGTGCCCGATCCCGTCGCGACGTCGCTGACCATGCTCGGCGTGGCGACCGTGGACCGCACCGCACTGCTCGCCGAGTTCCTCGGCCGGCTGGCCGACCGGATAACCCGCTGGCGCGAGACCGGGGGAGCAGACCCGGGCCTGCTCGACGACTACCGACAGCGCAGTGCCACGTTGGGAACATCGGTACAGGTGCTGTTGCCGGGAGATCGACGGCTGCTGGGTCAGGCGATCGACGTCGACGAATCCGGCCGTCTGCTCATCGACTCCGAGGGTGAGCGCATCACCGTGGCCGCAGGCGACGTGACACATCTGCGCCCCGCGTGA
- a CDS encoding acyl-CoA dehydrogenase produces the protein MAAWGGNPSFDLFQLPEEHQELRAAIRGLAEKEIAPFAAEVDEQARFPQEALDALIASGFNAVHVPEEFGGQGADSVAACIVIEEVARVDASASLIPAVNKLGTMGLILRGSEDLQKKVLPDLVGGAMASYALSEREAGSDAAGMRTRARADGEDWVLNGTKCWITNGGRSSWYTVMAVTDPDKGANGISAFMVHKDDEGFTVGPKERKLGIKGSPTTELYFEDCRIPGDRIVGEPGAGFKTALATLDHTRPTIGAQAVGIAQGALDAAIAYTKDRKQFGKSISDFQAVQFMLADMAMKVESARLMVYHAAARAERGEGNLGFISAASKCLASDIAMEVTTDAVQLFGGAGYTQDFPVERMMRDAKITQIYEGTNQIQRVVMSRALLR, from the coding sequence ATGGCTGCATGGGGCGGCAATCCGTCTTTCGACCTGTTTCAGTTGCCTGAGGAGCATCAGGAGTTGCGGGCGGCGATTCGTGGGTTGGCGGAGAAGGAGATTGCTCCGTTTGCGGCGGAGGTGGATGAGCAGGCGCGGTTTCCGCAGGAGGCGTTGGATGCGTTGATCGCCTCGGGGTTCAATGCGGTGCATGTGCCCGAGGAGTTCGGTGGGCAGGGTGCGGATTCGGTGGCGGCGTGCATCGTGATCGAGGAGGTGGCCCGGGTGGATGCCTCGGCGTCGCTGATTCCGGCGGTGAACAAGTTGGGCACCATGGGGTTGATCCTGCGTGGTTCGGAGGATTTGCAGAAGAAGGTGCTGCCCGATCTGGTGGGTGGGGCGATGGCGTCGTATGCGTTGTCGGAGCGCGAGGCCGGCAGTGATGCGGCGGGGATGCGTACCCGGGCTCGGGCCGATGGGGAGGATTGGGTGCTCAACGGCACCAAGTGTTGGATCACCAATGGGGGCAGGTCGTCGTGGTACACGGTGATGGCGGTGACCGATCCGGACAAGGGCGCCAACGGGATCTCGGCGTTCATGGTGCACAAGGACGATGAGGGGTTCACCGTGGGCCCCAAGGAGCGCAAGTTGGGGATCAAGGGGTCGCCGACCACGGAGTTGTATTTCGAGGATTGTCGGATTCCGGGGGATCGGATCGTCGGGGAGCCGGGTGCGGGGTTCAAGACGGCGTTGGCGACGTTGGATCACACGCGGCCGACGATCGGGGCGCAGGCGGTGGGGATTGCTCAGGGGGCGTTGGATGCGGCGATCGCCTATACCAAGGATCGCAAGCAGTTCGGCAAGTCGATCAGTGATTTTCAGGCGGTGCAGTTCATGTTGGCCGATATGGCGATGAAGGTGGAGTCGGCGCGGTTGATGGTGTATCACGCCGCGGCGCGTGCCGAGCGGGGCGAGGGCAACTTGGGTTTCATTTCGGCGGCGAGTAAGTGTTTGGCCTCCGATATCGCGATGGAGGTCACCACCGATGCGGTGCAGTTGTTCGGCGGTGCGGGTTATACCCAGGATTTCCCGGTCGAGCGGATGATGCGTGATGCCAAGATCACCCAGATCTATGAGGGCACCAACCAGATCCAGCGCGTGGTCATGAGCCGCGCCCTACTGCGCTGA
- a CDS encoding LCP family protein has protein sequence MPIPLIRTIAVAAASAVVLGTGVAWTQVRSFESGINHISSSALGEGGEDGAIDILLVGIDSRTDAHGNPLSPEELATLRAGDDVSTNTDTIILVRIPNNGTSATAISIPRDSYVEAPGWGKMKINGVFGDVKLDRMKQLVEVEGEDPAVAEPEATEAGREMLIQTVANLTGVTVDHYAEIGLLGFALITDALGGVNVCLNQPVYEPLSGADFQAGWQKLNGPQALSFVRQRHGLPRGDLDRVTRQQAFMASLAHEAISSKTLSSPATLGRIQDAVQRSVVISDGWDIMDFVSQLQNLAGGNVAFATIPILREDGWSDDGMQSVVRVDPQQVRDWVTSLLQDQDEGKTEELAYSPAKTTVEVLNGTDINGLAASVSQVLTQKGFTPGDTGNHEGGPVAGSQVLAAKSDDLGAQEVAKDLGGLPVHEDSSVPAGSVRVVLGDDYTGPGSGLDGSGTTLDSADPAASASDLGDSGDGSETPPPPSPILTAGSNDPQCVN, from the coding sequence GTGCCCATCCCGTTGATCAGGACCATTGCTGTGGCCGCAGCGTCGGCCGTGGTGCTCGGAACAGGGGTGGCCTGGACCCAGGTCCGGTCGTTCGAATCCGGTATCAACCACATCAGCTCGTCCGCGCTCGGCGAGGGCGGCGAGGACGGCGCGATCGACATCCTGCTGGTCGGCATCGACAGCCGCACCGACGCTCACGGCAACCCGCTGTCCCCGGAGGAACTCGCGACGCTGCGGGCCGGCGACGACGTGTCGACCAACACCGACACCATCATCCTGGTCCGCATCCCCAACAACGGGACGTCGGCGACCGCGATCTCCATCCCCCGCGACTCCTATGTCGAGGCCCCGGGGTGGGGGAAGATGAAGATCAACGGCGTCTTCGGCGACGTCAAGCTCGACCGCATGAAGCAACTCGTCGAGGTCGAGGGCGAGGACCCGGCGGTCGCCGAGCCCGAGGCCACCGAGGCCGGCCGCGAGATGCTCATCCAGACCGTCGCCAACCTCACCGGCGTCACCGTCGACCACTACGCCGAGATCGGCCTGCTGGGCTTCGCCCTCATCACCGACGCGCTCGGCGGCGTCAACGTGTGCCTGAACCAGCCCGTGTACGAACCCCTTTCGGGTGCCGACTTCCAGGCCGGCTGGCAGAAGCTCAACGGCCCACAGGCGTTGAGCTTCGTGCGCCAGCGCCACGGCCTGCCCCGCGGCGACCTGGACCGCGTCACCCGCCAGCAGGCATTCATGGCTTCCCTTGCCCACGAGGCCATCTCGAGCAAGACGCTGTCGAGTCCCGCGACGCTGGGGCGGATCCAGGACGCCGTGCAGCGTTCGGTGGTGATCTCCGATGGTTGGGACATCATGGACTTCGTCAGCCAGCTGCAGAACCTCGCCGGTGGCAACGTCGCGTTCGCGACCATCCCGATCCTGCGTGAGGACGGTTGGAGCGACGACGGCATGCAGAGCGTCGTGCGGGTCGACCCGCAGCAGGTCCGCGACTGGGTGACGAGCCTGCTGCAGGACCAGGACGAGGGTAAGACCGAGGAGCTCGCCTACTCGCCGGCCAAGACCACCGTCGAGGTGCTCAACGGCACCGACATCAACGGCCTGGCCGCCTCGGTGTCGCAGGTGCTCACCCAGAAGGGGTTCACCCCGGGCGACACCGGCAACCACGAGGGCGGGCCGGTGGCCGGCAGCCAGGTGCTCGCGGCCAAGTCCGACGATCTCGGCGCCCAGGAGGTCGCGAAGGATCTCGGCGGGCTGCCGGTGCACGAGGATTCGTCGGTCCCGGCCGGATCGGTGCGCGTGGTGCTCGGTGACGACTACACCGGGCCCGGCTCCGGCCTGGACGGCAGCGGCACGACGCTGGACTCGGCGGATCCCGCCGCGTCGGCGAGCGATCTCGGCGACTCCGGTGACGGCTCCGAGACACCACCGCCGCCGTCGCCGATCCTCACCGCGGGTTCCAACGACCCGCAGTGCGTGAACTGA
- a CDS encoding NUDIX hydrolase gives MSLHDSATRLLTDWQPPDPAQDSLRHAVLSFLAARSDACLRTCVPGHITASALVLDHTGTHTLLTLHPRFGRWLQLGGHCEDTDPDVHAAALREATEESGIAGLAIEKNLAALHVHPVTCSLGVPTRHLDMQFLVHAPEGAEIACSDESLDLRWWPLDALPEGTDFGLDQLARAAQAATR, from the coding sequence GTGAGCCTGCACGATTCGGCCACGCGACTGCTGACCGACTGGCAGCCACCGGATCCCGCGCAGGACTCGTTGCGCCATGCGGTGCTGTCGTTTCTGGCGGCCCGGTCCGACGCGTGCCTGCGCACCTGCGTGCCCGGCCACATCACCGCGTCGGCACTGGTTCTGGACCACACCGGAACACATACGCTGCTGACTCTGCACCCGCGCTTCGGGCGCTGGCTGCAACTCGGCGGGCACTGTGAAGACACCGATCCCGACGTCCACGCCGCCGCACTGCGCGAGGCCACCGAGGAATCCGGTATCGCGGGGCTGGCGATCGAGAAGAATCTGGCCGCGCTGCACGTGCACCCGGTCACCTGCTCGCTCGGGGTGCCGACCCGCCACCTCGACATGCAATTTTTGGTGCACGCCCCCGAGGGCGCCGAAATCGCCTGCAGCGACGAATCGTTGGACCTGCGGTGGTGGCCCCTCGACGCACTGCCCGAGGGCACCGACTTCGGCCTCGACCAACTCGCCCGGGCGGCACAGGCCGCGACTCGTTAA
- a CDS encoding sugar phosphate nucleotidyltransferase — MTEPAQVDAVILVGGQGTRLRPLTLSAPKPMLPTAGLPFLTHLLSRIAAAGIRHVVMGTSYKAEVFEAEFGDGSKLGLEIDYVTEAEALGTGGAIANVADRLRNDTVMVFNGDVLSCADLGAILATHDANDADVTLHLVRVGDPRAFGCVPTDADGRVTAFLEKTQDPPTDQINAGCYVFKREVIARLPKGRALSVEREVFPGLLADGLRLYGHVDTSYWRDMGTPEDFVRGSADLVRGIAGSPALNGHRGESLVHDGAGVAPGALLIGGTVVGRGAEIGAGARLDGAVIFDGVRVGAGAVIERSIIGFGARIGPRALIRDGVIGDGADIGARCELLRGARVWPGVTIPDGGIRYSTDV; from the coding sequence ATGACCGAACCTGCACAGGTGGACGCCGTCATTCTCGTCGGCGGGCAGGGCACACGGCTTCGCCCTCTGACCCTTTCGGCACCCAAGCCGATGCTGCCCACCGCGGGGCTGCCGTTCCTGACCCACCTGCTGTCGCGCATCGCCGCGGCCGGGATCAGGCACGTCGTGATGGGCACGTCGTACAAGGCCGAGGTGTTCGAGGCCGAGTTCGGTGACGGCTCCAAGCTGGGTCTGGAGATCGACTACGTCACGGAGGCCGAGGCTTTGGGCACCGGCGGTGCAATCGCCAACGTCGCCGACAGACTGCGCAACGACACCGTGATGGTGTTCAACGGCGACGTGCTCTCGTGCGCAGATCTGGGCGCGATCCTGGCGACGCACGACGCCAACGACGCCGACGTGACCCTGCACCTGGTGCGCGTCGGTGATCCCCGCGCATTCGGGTGTGTGCCGACCGACGCCGACGGCCGGGTCACCGCGTTCCTGGAGAAGACCCAGGATCCGCCGACCGACCAGATCAACGCGGGCTGCTACGTGTTCAAGCGGGAGGTCATCGCCCGCCTGCCGAAAGGCCGCGCGCTGTCGGTGGAGCGCGAGGTGTTCCCGGGCCTGCTGGCCGACGGTCTGCGCCTCTACGGCCACGTCGACACCTCCTACTGGCGGGACATGGGCACCCCGGAGGACTTCGTCCGCGGTTCGGCCGACCTGGTGCGCGGTATCGCCGGCTCGCCGGCGCTCAACGGCCACCGCGGTGAGTCGCTGGTGCACGACGGCGCGGGTGTCGCCCCGGGTGCCCTGCTGATCGGCGGCACCGTGGTGGGCCGCGGCGCCGAGATCGGCGCGGGCGCGCGTCTCGACGGTGCGGTGATCTTCGACGGTGTCCGGGTGGGGGCGGGCGCGGTGATCGAACGCTCGATCATCGGCTTCGGCGCCCGCATCGGGCCCCGCGCGCTCATCCGCGACGGCGTGATCGGCGACGGCGCCGACATCGGCGCGCGCTGCGAACTGCTGCGTGGCGCCCGGGTGTGGCCCGGTGTGACGATTCCCGACGGCGGTATCCGCTACTCGACCGACGTCTGA